The Coffea arabica cultivar ET-39 chromosome 9e, Coffea Arabica ET-39 HiFi, whole genome shotgun sequence genome has a window encoding:
- the LOC113709687 gene encoding uncharacterized protein, protein MQQSISNSKDTFPSNEDSESQNKKQVKRKLPSARELVSHYESQGLDTQEASFKVIEDLQNALFRMMLSSSGAGKGKSNKQGPSSDISRKLDVINARLLQLDMKVDSKPGYPQSLAIGVASGTLLQGFASAAAQIWTAVRRATNPGSDSPIN, encoded by the coding sequence ATGCAGCAATCTATCAGCAACTCGAAGGACACATTTCCCAGTAATGAGGACTCTGAATCCCAAAACAAGAAACAGGTGAAGCGGAAGCTACCCAGCGCTAGAGAGCTTGTATCTCACTATGAGTCTCAAGGCTTGGACACCCAAGAAGCCTCCTTCAAAGTTATTGAGGATCTCCAGAATGCACTTTTCAGGATGATGCTCTCTTCTTCTGGTGCTGGTAAAGGCAAAAGCAATAAACAAGGTCCCTCCTCCGATATCTCTAGAAAGCTGGACGTCATCAATGCCCGCCTTCTTCAACTTGACATGAAGGTCGACTCTAAGCCTGGCTACCCGCAAAGCCTTGCCATTGGGGTGGCCTCTGGTACCCTTCTTCAGGGCTTTGCATCTGCCGCTGCTCAGATTTGGACTGCTGTGCGTCGAGCAACTAATCCTGGTAGTGATTCACCTATCAATTAA